The sequence AAATCCATTATTAACACCCATGCGTTAATATATGCACTAACTGATTTTATATATGTCAAATTACGTCGATAAACTGTAACTTACATTCATTATATTCATATAATGTCGCCCCATCAGTAGGCAGTGAAATTATATAACTCGGTAAAACTCTGGATCTGCTGAAGGGTCATATAAAATAATGCTTACATCGAGGGTTTTACATAACTTTAGCTGCCAAGTGAAGATGCCATTTTTCCTGTTGCACCGAAAAGTTTTGACAGATGTAGGACAAAAGTTGAAAATCGGCGTTTGTAATTATTGGAGCTGACTATGTGCGAAATATTTTCCAAACAACCCGTCGACAATTACCAGTACATTAGCCGTGCAATTCGTATCGATGGCCACGCAACCAGCGTCAAATTAGAAACCAGCTTTTGGCAAATATTAGAAGAGATAGCCACAAGCCAAGGGATGACGGTGCCGCAATTTATTAGCAAAATTTATAAAGAATCAACTGGTTCTAAGAGTAACCTCACTAATCTGGCATCGATACTTCGCTGCTCATGCCTGATATATCTGAGACAACCCGCAGCTGTATTAGCCCAAACTTAGCCTTCGCTAAACCGACTAACTAAAAAACCGACTAATAGAATCGGTTAAAAGCCTGCTGTCGTACTCAGGTACTACCGAGAGTAGAGACGGCGAGATTATGCTTAGCTCTCTTTAACGGGAGAAAGTAGTGACCACCAATACCAAACTTATTCACACCATGATCCGAGTCAGTGATCTCGATAACGCTATCGCTTTTTATCGCACGGCTCTCGAGCTTGAAGTGAAAGATCAATTTGTCTTTGACGGATTCACCTTAACCTACCTCTATAATCAAGAAACCGCTTTCGAACTCGAACTTACCTTTAACCATGAGGCCTCACCCAGTTACACTCACGGTTCTGGTTACGGGCATATTGCGGTGAGTGTTGAGGATATTGAAACCTGTCATCGGCGACTCAAAAGTCAGGGCATACAGGCCAGTGATATTAAACAGCTTCATCATCAAAAACATCATTTAGCCACCTTCTTCTTCATCAAAGATCCTGATGGCTACAAGATTGAGTTTCTACAACGCCAAGGTCGATATCTTTAGCGCTTACTTTATAAATAACCCGAACAGGCCATATTATGATAAATATAACAGCAACATTTCACGCCAA is a genomic window of Shewanella psychrophila containing:
- a CDS encoding ribbon-helix-helix domain-containing protein: MCEIFSKQPVDNYQYISRAIRIDGHATSVKLETSFWQILEEIATSQGMTVPQFISKIYKESTGSKSNLTNLASILRCSCLIYLRQPAAVLAQT
- a CDS encoding VOC family protein, with protein sequence MTTNTKLIHTMIRVSDLDNAIAFYRTALELEVKDQFVFDGFTLTYLYNQETAFELELTFNHEASPSYTHGSGYGHIAVSVEDIETCHRRLKSQGIQASDIKQLHHQKHHLATFFFIKDPDGYKIEFLQRQGRYL